The DNA region AAGCAGTACGCAAGGAATGCCGAAGGTGGAGTAGCCGCTGATCGCAGAAACTGCGCTCAAACAGTTTACGTGGCGCCGCGGTCCGTCTCCACGACGTGCGCCGAACTTGACATTCAGTCCCCGCGATTTCTATCTCGCCGAGGTCAAGGCGGCGGGTCACAATCGACGGCCTGTCATCCTAGGTGTAGATGAAGTCCACGGTCGCCCGACCCAGAAAGGGCGTGAAGGCGCTCTGCGAGCGAGGTGTACTCTGCGTACGAAGTCACGTCCACGATGGCGTCGACATCCTTGGTCGAACGGATACCACCGGCAACTGAGTCCGTGACGAAGAGGCCGGTCGTACAGCCGCCGACGAAGACGAGGTCGTCGAGCACGGGGCCGAGCAGGCGGACGACGGACTCGAAGAGCGCGCGATTCGGGTCAGGCACGCAGTAACCCCCTGAGCCGAGCGCTCAACTCACGTTCGGCGATCTGTCGCTCGCGTGCGCGGCCATCACGCAGCGCGTCGATGAGCGCGAGAAGCTCGTAGAGGACAGGGTCTTTTCTCACGGCCTTCGGCACGGCCCTGCAAAGGGGTTCGAGCCCAACGCCGCGGCTTGCGCCTCTGGACCAGCGTTTCGGGGTTCAAATCCCTGCCTCCCAGTCAAACAATTCCTTTTAAATCAATTGGTTACGAGCACGCTCAAAAACGACTCGGCCGTCGTTCGATCCCATTCTTGATAGAAACTTGACAAAAAGTCGCGCCATCACCACCCGCTGAAACGTGCCTTCCACGATATTGAGTCCGCCAGACGCGCCCACACCACACCACAAGCAGGTGGTTACTCCCGAGTCAGACCACGAATTCGCTTGGGACGTGTCACGGCACCGCCGGACCGGTCACTACGACATGCATAGACAGTCAGCATATTTGCCGTTAATATGCTGTCAATGATTACACGTCGATACAGCCTGCCCAACCACTCGTTCTTCCTGTTCGGCCCGCGCGGGACCGGGAAGACCACGTGGCTGAAGCACGTGCTGCCGGACGCGCTCTGGTTCGACCTCCTGCGCACACAGGTGGTGCTGGCGCTCAGCCGGCAGCCGGAGTCGTTTCGGCAGCAGGTCGAGGCCCTGCCACGCGGACGCTGGGTCGTGATCGATGAGGTACAGCGGATGCCGGCCCTCCTCAACGAGGTGCACTCGCTGATTGCGGACCACGGGAAAGCCTATCGTTTCGCCCTGAGCGGTTCGAGCGCCCGCAAGCTGAAACGGCTGGACGTCAACCTCCTCGCAGGCCGCGCGATCAACCGGCAGTTCTTTCCGTTGACGGCATCGGAACTGGGCTATGACGTCAGCGTCGACCGGGTGTTGCGCTTCGGGTTGCTCCCGCAGATTCACATGGAGATCGATCACGCCGTCGACGTGCTGGATGCCTACGTCGCGAACTACGTCCGTGAGGAGATCCAGCAGGAAGCACTGGTCCGCAATCTCGCCTCGTTCGCGCGCTTTCTGGAAGTGGCGGCGCTCGTCAACGCACAGGTCGTCAACGTCGCGGGGATTGCCCGAGACGCCGCGGTGGCCAGGCCCACCGTCCAGGGATACTTTGCGACGCTCGAGGACACCCTGATCGGATGCTGGCTGCCTGCCTGGCGCAAGCGGGCGAAGGTCAAGGAGGTGGCCAGCCCGAAGTTCTACCTATTCGACCCGGGCGTGGCGCGGGCGCTCAGTGGACGACTTCGCGAGCCCCTCGACGGGCTCGAACGCGGGTTCCTGCTCGAGACCTGGGTGCTGCACGAATTGCGCGCGGCCATGGCGTCCCGGAATCTCGGAGGGCACCTGCACTACTGGCGAACACCATCCGGCGCGGAGGTGGACTTCGTCTGGACCCGTGGCGCGCGCACTGTGGGGATCGAAGTGAAAGCGGCCGCCACGTGGCGACGGGAGTATGGGGCCGCCCTTAAGGGCCTGATCGATCAGGGGGTGCTGAAGACCGGGCACGGCGTGTACACGGGATCGGCTGAACTCAAAGACGGGCCGCTCCACATCTGGCCGATCATGCGATTCCTCCAGGAACTGACGGCGGGGAACATCCTCGATTAAGCCAACCAGAAACGCCTCGGTCCACCCCACCCCTCCGCAGGTGCGGACGGGTAGCCGCTGCCACAGCCCTCGCATGGAAAAGGTAAAGCCGCTTCGCTTTCAATGGATTCCTCGATTGGCACTCGATAAAATCTTGACAAACTGCGCACGAAACCGACCTTCTCGACCCCACACGCCCCAAAGGTCTTCGCCGAAAACCCTAACAAAACCAACGCGATCGGTCACCGTCGACGTCGGGGCTTGCGCCTCTGGACCAGCGTTTCGGGGTTCATGGGACATGGTGCAAAACTGAACAGCAATCTTCTGGTTTCGGCCTTACCCTCGCGGAAGCAGCGTTGAAACGCTGGAAGAATGCCAAATTGCGCGACCAGAAGGAGCCATGTGATGAAGAGCACCGTCGGTTTTACACATTCTTGCGGGCGCGCATGCCTGCTGCTCTGCCTGTTCGCCGTCGCCGTGCGACCAGCCTTCGCCGTCGCCGTGCGACCAGCCTTCGCGGCCGATGATCCACCAACGCGCGTGGCCCGGCTGAACTACGTGGAGCGTGACGTCTCCTTCCAGCCTGGCGGCGAGATCGACTGGGGCTGGGCGAGTCTGAACCGGCCGATGACGACGGGAGACAGCCTCTGGACGGGCGACAGGTCGAGAGCCGAGATGCACATCGGGTCGACGGCGATTCGCGTGGACGGCCAGACGTTGATCTCGTTTCTGAATCTGGATGACCGCACGGTTCAGATCCAGTTGAACTCCGGCACGATCGATGTGCGCGTGAGGAATCTCGACCGAGACGACGTGTTGGAAGTGGACACGCCGAACCTCGCATTTACGATGCTCCAACGCGGCCATTACCGCATCACCGTTGATCCGGATGGCCGATTCACTACCATCACGTTACGCGACGGCCAGGGACAGGTCACCGGCGGAGGCGAAGCGTTTCTTGTGGATGGGGGTTCCCAGGTCCAGGTCTCCGGCACCGACGATATCCGCTATGACGTCTACGATCTCCCGGGCAGGGACACGTTCGATCAGTGGTCGTACAACCGGGAACTGCGCGAAGACCGCTCACTATCAGCCCGTTACGTTTCCCTGGAACTCACCGGCTATGAAGATCTCGATCAGAACGGCACCTGGAGGACGGATCGTGATTATGGTTCGATCTGGGTTCCGACACATGTCTCGCGAGATTGGGCGCCGTATAGAGACGGGCACTGGGCCTGGGTGGCTCCGTGGGGCTGGACCTGGGTCGATGACGCGCCATTTGGATTCGTGACGTCGCATTACGGCCGGTGGGCGTACGTGAACGACGGGTACGGCGGTCGAGGCTGGGCTTGGGTTCCGCCACGCCGCGAAGCGAACCAGAACCTGTACGCGCGCCGTCCTGTGTATTCCCCGGCCCTCGTCATCTTCGTAGGGAATTCGCAGTCGTCGCGGGAACTTGAAATCAGCGGCAGGGTGGCCTGGTTTCCCCTGGGGCCTGGCGAAGTGTACGTGCCCGCGTACCAGGCAAGCCAGACGTACGTTACGAACGTGAACATCACAAACACCGTGGTCCAGCAGACGACGATCACGAATGTGGTGAACAACATCGTTCAGACGACGACATACTCGAATCAACGAGTGACGGGCGCGGTCACGGCAGTGCCGCGAGCGACCTTCGTGAACGCGCAGGCGGTGGCCGTGGTAGCGGTAAGTGTCGCTCCGGGCGCGATCGCGGCGGCTCCGGCGGTTCACACCGCACCGGTGGCTCCGGAGAGAGCAAGTGTGATGGGACCAAACAGGCAGCGCGCGACAGGCGCCACAGCCGTCAACGCCCCGCCGAACCCCCCGGACGCGGTCATCAGGCGGCCGGCCGTGGCCAAAGTCGCGCCGCCGCCGCCGCCGGTCGCATTCACGCAACAGCGGCAAGCCCTGCAGGCAAATCCTGGCAAGCCACTTGACGCGAGGACCGAGGAGAATCTCCGCGCGGCGGCGCCGCCGCGCGAGGCTCGAATTATAAGGACAGCCCCACCCGCGCCAGCGGTCAAACCAGCTGAACCGGCAACAAAAAAGCCCCAGCCGGCGACGTCGCCAAACGCAGTGCCGCAGGTCCTTCCGCCAACCGCTGGAATTCCCCAGGCTGTCGCGCGGTCAAAGGAGACCGCTCAACAACAACTGGCGGCGGAGAAAACCAGGCAACAGGCTGCGCAACAACTAACAGCCCAGCAACAGGCAGCCGCCGACAAGATCAAACAGGACGCTGCGCAACAACAAGCAGCCGCCGACAAGATCAAGCGGGACGCCACCGACAAGATCAAACAGGACACTGCGCAACAACAGGCAGCCNNNNNNNNNNNNNNNNNNNNNNNNNNNNNNNNNNNNNNNNNNNNNNNNNNNNNNNNNNNNNNNNNNNNNNNNNNNNNNNNNNNNNNNNAACAGGCAGCGGCCGACAGGATCAAGCGGGATGTCGCAGACAAGGCTAGACAGGACGCTGCGCAACAACAAGCAGCCGCCGACAAGGCTAGACAGGACGCTGCGCAGCAACAGGCAGCCGCGGACAGGATCAAGCGGGACGCTGCCGACAAGGCTAGACAGGACACTGCGCAGCAACAGGCAGCCGCCGACAGGATCAAGCGGGACGCTGCCGACAAGGCCAAGCAAGATGCCGCGCAACAGGCGGCAGATAAGGCCCCTCCGAAGCAGGGGGCCGGAAATCGACCGCGGTCCGATCCGGCGACGAAGCCGCCGAGCGAAGCGCCGCCAGCGAATCAACGAGCCGTCCCGAACAAGGGGCCGGTCCGCGTCGCCGAGGACGCGCAAGCGGCAAAACTAGTCTCTCAACCGAAACTGAACGATCCGCAAAGGGGGAAGGGCGCGAACGTTCACGGAACCGTGCGCATGCGGGTCCTGATTGGCGTTGATGGAAAGGTGAAAGATGCGTCAGTCCTGTCAGGTCCGCAACCACTGCAAGCCGCAGCCCTGGAAAATGTCCAGCAGCGGCGGTACCAGCCGACGGTCGTGGATGGACAACCAGTAGAAGTGGAAACAGAAGTCTCAATCAAGTTCTAAGGAGGCCATGCCTCAGACCTTCTAATGTTGGTAGTACATGAAGTGCCCGGGGCAAATGGGGAGCACACTTATGAAGCTGGTCGGGACGGCTTTCCGAGCCGCACGGCATGGCCCTGAACAGTTGGGCAGACACCGCTGACGTATGGCCAGGGCGCGCGGGTGTGCCCGTTTGAACAGTCGTCGCGGCGCGCCGGGCGTAGCATTGGTGCGATCGCGCAGCCTCTGGTTCTGATGCTGGACCAGGGAGGCATCCCCGCCCGCGAGCGGTGAGTGGTCCGCACGGGTGGAGGCGCACCAGAGGAGCAGGAGACAAATCTTATGCTGCCAATCGGCGATGATGATACCGGTCGCAGAACTGTTCCGCTGGTCACGTATGCCTTGATCGCGCTGAATGTCCTGTTCTTCTTTGTGGAGCAGAGTGGTGGTGACGTCTTTATCGGGAAGTGGGCGTTCGTTTCCAGCCGCTTCCTCGCCAATCCCCTCGGTGATCTTTTGACGCTCGTCACGTCCATGTTCATGCATGCCGGGTGGGTTCACCTGGGCGGCAACATGCTCTACTTGTGGATCTTCGGCGACAACGTGGAAGACCGTTTCGGGCACATCGGTTTCACGGTCTTCTACCTCCTGTGTGGGCTCGCGGCGACTCTTGCTCAGTTGGCGTTCAGCGTCGGTTCGAACATACCGAACCTGGGAGCCTCGGGGGCGATTGCGGGGGTGCTCGGCGCTTACATCCTGCTGTTCCCACAGGGAAAGGTCCGAGTGCTACAGGGCCAGCAGGTGATTCAGGTGCCCGCGCTGATAGTCATTGGGCTCTGGATCGTCCTGCAGTTCTTCAGCGGCATCGGTTCCATCGCGAACACGGCGCAGACGGGCGGCGTCGCTTATATGGCGCACATCGGCGGATTTCTGGCGGGCTTTGTATTGACCTTTGTGTTTCGCGGGAGTCGCGGGGCGTAGGCGCCGCGCCGGGCGCGACCACGATCACCACCGATTTCGGCATGGATGCCGAGACAATGGAGGACAAGATGTCTGTAGCCAAAGTATCTGAGATCAGCGCGACGTCGACCATCGATTTCGAGGACGCGATCAAGCAAGGTATCGACAGGGCGAACAAGACGCTGCGCAAGGTCCGCAGTGCGTGGATCAAGGAGCAGCACGTGCGGATCACCAACGATGCCATCTCGGAGTATCAGGTCAACATGATGGTGACCTTCATTATCGACGACTGACGGGCGGCGGGACGGTCACCATCATGCGCGCGTTCGCCGGCAAGTCGAGAGGCTCATCGAGTTGGATGATCTTGCCGTCGTAGTGGGCCTTGAGACTGACGGAAGGCATGGACCAAATTGTGGCGCAATCCCGAGACCAGAACGCTGCCTGAGACGAGCCCCTCCATACCCGCTGCGGTGCAACCCGAATCTGTCGCCCTCATCGGTGAGAAACATCGATCTTGATGAACTGCGCACGAAACCAGCATTCTCGACCCCACCAGTCCTGAAGATCCCCGCCGAAAACCCCAACAAGACCGACATATTCCGTCACCGTCACCGTCACCGTCGAAGTTTGCGCCTCTGGACCAGCGTTTCGGGGTTCAAATCCCAGCCTCCCAGCCAAACCTTCAAGTCCTTGTCATCACAATCGGCTACGTCGTCTTCGCCCGCGTCAGCGGGCTGACGATCAGGAAGCGGTTCATCGTCTATCTTGAGAGAATCTTCGAGACTCTGCTGAAACAGGGGCCAGCTCCTAAGCGGGTCGGCTCCATTTGCCCGGGGGCCGCTACGCTATCCTGCTTACCGGCCGATTACTGACCTCGGTAGTCGATGGCCAAATCGACAGCGCGAAGGCCGCCAGCCACACGTGCATGATCCCAAATGCCAGCCGCATGAATGATGAGGAGAACTGCAACGGCCCAGCCTGCCGAGCGGATGAGCACGAACGCGGCAAACGCGAGAACCAGCAGCCCCGGGAGATAGAACCCGGTGATGCGCATGACGGTTTCAGTGGAACTGCCTCGCTCGGCAAGCTCGCTGACAAACTGATTGACCGGGTCGTAGCCCTGACGGATCGCCCCGCAATAGATCACAGCGCCAGCCCACGCAAGACCCGCCGCGATGCCTGCTGCAGCAAGGATTCGGGTTGCGGCACTTCGCATTCTTGCCCTCGCGGTTTTCAACGGTTCCCGCAGATTCGAGCAACGCCAGAAGGCCGACTGTCCTGCGCGCCGGCATCCTGGCACGCCGCCATATCATCTCGAGTCAAGTATGCTACACCACCATGGACGGACGCATCCGCCCGCGCGGTTGCGTCAGGACGAACGGTCTAGGATACGGAGCGCGTGGCCACAGAGGGCGGCCCGGAGATCACTGCGCTGCTCGCCGCCTGGCGGGACGGCGAACCCGGATCGCGCGACCGCTTGATGGAACTCGCCTACCCGGAACTCCGCCGCCTCGACCACCGCAAGAGCCGCCTGGTGGAACTGCGCTACTTCGCCGGGCTAACGGTTGAGGAGGCGGCGCGCGCCCTCGACATCTCGGTGGAGACCGCCAAGCGCGACTGGCGGCTGGCCAAGGCGTGGCTCCTTGCGGAACTGACCCGCCAGAACCCCGCAACCTAGCCGGCGACCAGCCTACTTCACCGGGCCAAGATACCGGTCGTACCAGGAGAGGGTTTCCCTGGTCAGCTCGGGGTAATTCGGCGCCAGGTCACCGTGGCCCCCCGGCCAGTGGATCAGTCGCTTGTCCCGTTCGGGCGTCCCGAGAAGGGCGAGCATCCGTCGCTGCGACGTCTCGGATGGGGAACGAGAAGTCGTAGAGTCCCGCGGCCATCAGGGTGGGCACCTTGAAACGGGGGAGGAAGTTGAACGGATCGGCCTCGGTGCGCCTGAGGCGCTTCGCCGTCAGACCGACACTGAACAGGACCGCGGACCTGAGCCGATCCTCACCCACGGCGAAGATCGGCACGACGGTTGCGCCGCGGCTCACGCCGAAGACACCCAGGCGCTCGCGGTCCACGTCCGCGCGGCTCGCCAGGTAGTCGATGCAGCGGCGGAATTCCTTCGATTCGGCCACCAGGCGGTCTCGCGAGTCGTTCGGGCCGGCGGGCGGCGCGGCGTAGCGCCTGTGGTAGTAGCCCTTCAGCGCCGGGTGCAGGAAGGCCCGCCCGCTCTTGACGATGAACTCGAAGATCCGCTCCTCGCCGTCTTCTGGTGTCGGGAGCCTCATCGCCATGCCGGGGTTTGCGTAGAGAACCGCCTGGTAAGGCGGCGTCGCGCGCTTGGGAATGTAGAAGTACGCCGTGATCCGTTCGTTCGGGATCGCCGACGCAAACGACACCGTTTCCCGCCTCCAGTCCTTCGTCTCCACGACAGCGCCCTCGGTACGCCCGTCGAGGCGGGTCGGATCGTACGCGTAGAGACTTCGGCAGAGATCGAACACGTGGTCCGGGACGGGCTTCTCGTCGCCTCGGTCCATCAACTCCCGCCTCACCGGTGCGTCGAGCGCCGCCCCGTCGAGCGCCCCGTCGCGCACGCAGCGGAAGCCGTTCTCCGGCGAACGATCCCAGGGCGAGCGCGCGTCGGGTCCCGCGAACGTCCACACCGGCTGGTTCCAGGCACCGCCGCGGACGTAGCGCTGCCCGGCCACCTCGTTCGAGCACCACTCCTTCACGTTGCCGGCCATGTCGAGCGTGCCGTAGGCGCCGAGGCCGCGGGACGAACCGACCGGGGCCGGCCCGTCGCCGCGGAAGTTGCTGAGTTCTACGATCTCCCAGAACCAGCCCGGGCTGGCCGCCCGCTGCCAGTGGTAGATTGAGGGCAGGCGCTTCCCCGCAAACTCCGCGTAGGCCGCGGCTTCGTACCAACTCACGCCATTGACCGGGTAGTCGTCGTGGCCACTCGGGTACCCGCCCCCCGCCCATGTAGAGGGGCCGGGTTGGCCGGTCGCATCCCGGAATACCTGCATCGCCTCGCTCCAGGCGAGGGGGCGTCCGTTCCTGGTGAACTCCTGCTTCCAGTACTGGCGCTGCCGGTATCCACCGCGATCCACGAACTGCTTGAACTGCCTGTTCGTGACTTCGAGCTGGTCGATCACAAACGGTCCGACCTTGACATCGTCGAGCGCGCCAATGCTCGCAATGCCGGCGGAGACGCGCACCATCCCTGGCGGGAGACTGCCCACCGGGTCGAGATCGAAATCCATCACGTTGCCGCCGCGGACTTCGGCGCTCGCGGTGATGGTCTCGAATCCCGGCTTCTGCAGGCGGACGCGGTAGAACCCGATTGGCAGCAACTTCGTGGTGAACGGCGTGGTTCCCAGGCGCACCCAGTCCTCGTCGTCTGGCCGGTAGCCGGTCGCCCAGACCTCCGCGCCGGCCGGGTTCGTCCCGAAGGTCGCCGGCATCGCGATCCTGTCGCGAATCTGTGCCACGGCGGGATCGCCTGGCACGATCGAGCCCGCGCGGCGGAGAAGTCGAGAGGCCGCCTCGTAATTGCCCGCCTCGACCAGCCGAGAGATCTCCGGCACCGCCTACTGTCTCACCCAGCGGACCCGGGAAACGTACTGGTCGAGGCGCACCCCGGCGTACCCCAGCAGAAGGAGGAGTGCGGCCGCGGGGACGGCGCACCGTGGCCGGCGTAGCTGGGCCAGGGCGCGCCTCCAACGGGCAGGCTGGCGCCGCGTCTCCTCGAGAACCGTTCGCACCTCGGCCATGCTTCCCGGCCGGCGATTCGGGTCCTTGCGGAGACACCGGCGCAGAAGGCCGAGGACGTCCGGTGGGGTGCCGTCGGGGAGCGCCGTCCAGTCGGGCTCCTGATAGAGGATGGCGCCGATCGTTCCCGCGTCGGTATCGCCGGGGAACGCGCGCTTGCCCGCGAGCAGTTCGAAACACAGGCAACCGAACGCCCAGATGTCCGCCCGAAGGTCGACCTCGAGGCCGCGCGCCTGCCACCTGGCCGGCGTAGTCGAGAGCGGTGGACACGTTGAACGGCCCGCGAAGCGTATCCCCCTCCACCAGTTCCAGCACGAGGTAGTCGAGGCCGTCCGACTCCTCGAGGCCGTAGATCGCGGCGATGTTCGGGTGGTTGAGCGACGCCAGCGTCCGCGCCTCGCGGTGGACGCGTGCCAGGCGGCGGGCGTCGCGCGCGAACTCGGGAGGCAGCGTCTTGATCGCGACGTCGCGGCCGAGCTTGCTGTCGTGGGCGCGGTACACCTCGCCCATTCCGCCGGCGCCGATGAAGGAGAGGAGGTCGTAGGTCCCGAGCTGGCGGCCGACCAGCGAACCGCGATCGGGCATCGCGGTGTCCAGTTGGAGGAACGCCGGCGTCTCCAGGAAGGCGCCGGCGCGCTCGTCGTTCGCCACGAGGATGCCGACCTGGTGGCCCAGATCGGTCTCGCCGCGGCATGCTTCCTCGAGAAAGGCCGCACGGCTCTCGGGCGGCCGCGCGAGCGCCGCGTGAAAGAGCTCCTCCGCCCGTCGCCAGCGCTCCTGGTCGATGGCCATCGGCGCCACGCTCCCGGCTCATTATAGAGGCGAAGGCCGCCCGCGCCCGCCTATTCGTCCTGTTCCCGGCCCGGGATCACCTTTCTCGCCGTCATGGTCATGATCGGCGACAAGGGGGTGCCGTTCGGGAGCGTCATCGACGTCATGATGGCCCGCATCTCCCGCCCGTTGTCGTCGATGACAAACGCCCAGACGGACAGACGCTGCGCCACGCCGCCCCTGTAGGCCGTGAGCGTCAGCGTCCCCGTGCAGTCGGGGTTGATTGTGTAGGTTCCCTGCTTCGTGTCGGGGCCGACGACTCCGTTGGCGCTGCTATTCTGCTCGCCCTCGAAGTTCCCCGCCTTGTCGAAGTTGTACCTGCCGACGGCAGCGGCGGCGACGACGACGGTGCCGCCCGTGGGAGCAGGCGCGATCACCGAACCCGTCTCGGTGTAGCCCCACGCGCCTTTCACTGTGTCGTTGGAGCACGCGCGGCCCTGCGCGGCGGCGGGGCCGGCCAACCCGATTACGAGGACGACGATGCAGGCGATCCGGAAGCTGTGACGATTCATTGAGTGTACCTCCTGATCTGTATTCCGCAAACGCGCCGCGGAAAGGGTCATCGAGCAGGTAACCAGCGGCTGTCTGCCTGGGCTCATCGAACGCGCCGCGGGATTCGTCCTCGTCTGGGAGAGGTTCAGCCGAGGGCAAACCAAGCCACTCCCAGAGGCCACGAGAGCGGCCGCAGCGACTGATAACGACAGGCCGTTACTGCTTCCCGGCAGCCGGCGCAACGAACGTGCACGACGCCGGCGCCGTCAGCGCCGTGGGCGTGACCTTCAACGGCGTCAGGTTGCTCCTGGTGAGCAGTCCGTTGAAGTTCACCAGGTCCACACGCCCTGCATCGCCTTCCAGGCCGTCAGCGTTGCCGAGTAATCCCTGCAACCGGCTTCCCAGGTATCGACCTGAGCCTTGTTTGGGGGCATGTCCATGCCGTTCTGCGTCAGCGCCACGAGCGTGTTGAAGGAGCCGTTCAACGCCGTGAACGACGTGACGCCACCCGGCGCGCCGCCGCCGCGTCCGCCTCGCCCACCGCCAGCCCTCGTTCTCGCCTCCACGCGCGAGAACAGGCCTCGTTTCCGAGCGCCGCACACAGCGTGTCGCGTCAGACGTGCAAAACAGCCTTGACGCGGGCCGCTTCCTGGCGCGATAGAATTGGGTGCCCCCAGAATGGCCGGATGATGCGGAGTGACCGGTTCGCCCTGATTCCCACGCTGGCGATCGCGCTGGCCGCCGTTGCCACGGCCTGCGGAGGAAATGCGACGCACTCCTCCGTGGTCGGGCCAAGTCCCACGGTCGAACTTCCGACCCTCGATGTCATGCTCGCCGACAAGGTGCTGGGCAATGCAGCCGCGCCGGTGACGATGATCGAGTATTCGTCGCTGACCTGTTCCCACTGCGCCTCGTTCCACGCGGTGACCCTGCCCCAGATCAAGGCCGCCTATCTCGATACCGGCAAGGTGAAGCTCATCTACCGCGACTACCCGTTGGACAGCGTGGCGATGTCGGCGGCCATGGTGGCCCGCTGCTCCGGCGATCGCTACTTCACCGTACTGGACCTGTTATTCCAGGCGCAGGCGACCTGGGCAGGCAGCGGGAACCCGACAAGCGCGATCAAGGCGGTCGTCGCCCAGGCGGGGATGACCGGCGCGGAGGTTGACGCGTGTCTGACTCTCACCAGCCTCCGGAACGGCATCACGAACATGAAGACAGCCGCCGAGCAGCAGTACAGCGTCTTCGGCACGCCGACCTTCATCATCGGGTCGCAGACCATTGTCGGCGCCTACCCGTTCGCCACCTTCGATGCCGTGTTGAGATCCCTGACTCAGTGACGTTGCGTGTCCCGCTGGCGCCGGAGCGGAGAGAAGAACGAAGGCCGCGGTCAGGGGCCCCTGGCCCACGCTACGCGCGCGGCAAGTCCAGATTTCACTGAGCGGCCAGGAGATTCCGGACCAGCGTCTCGGAGTTCAATTCCCTGCCTCCCAGCCAAACTCAAACCCTTCCCACACAGTCGTTTGCGTCAGCCGCGCGTCGATCGTGTTCCTGGTGACGCGGCTCGAGCAGGAGGTGGGCAGGACACGCAGGCCGTCCGAATTTAGCGGAATAACGAACTGTCTCTTGTGGTGCGTGCGGCGGAAGACTAAGCTTCGGGACTGTTACTGACAACGTGACGTCGCGACGCGCGACCAGTCCACTGGCACTGCAGGGATCAAGCGGAGGAACACTCCGGGAGGAACGATGCTGGATGATACAGCTGGAGACGCTGCCTGCCAGGCGATCATCGGCCGCATCCGGGAAGAGATCGTCCCTCTTTTCGACCGGGCGATTCGGGACGAGAAGGCATGTTTTCAGAATCCCCATCTCATTCACTGCCTGCAGAAGAAGACCTGCACACGCGAGGTTTGTCCCGCCTACCATGATGAAGCGGCCCGCTGCTGGCAGATCGCGGGCACGTACTGCGGGGGGGACATCCAGGGCTCTTTCGCGGACAAGTACCAGAACTGCAGGGCCTGCGATGTCTTCCTGACGGCCTGTCCGACAATCGTGGAGGAATTGGGCGAGAATCTGAACAATCTCCTTTTTCTGCTACGCAAGGAGAAGCGGCTGACCCGGTCCCAGATCGACAAGATCGAATATCTGAACCGGGAGCTTCTCTCATCGCTGGAAAATCTCGACACCAGGAACCGGGAGATTCAGGAACTCGTCGTCACGGACAAGCTCACGGGACTCTATAACCGCCACTATCTGATGACTTCACTTGAAGACGAGATCGACCGCTGTCAACGTCGCGAGAATCGGTTTGCCCTCATGATGATCGACGTGGACAACTTCAAGTCGATCAACGACGACTATGGTCATTCGTCCGGCGACGCGATGCTCGCCTGCCTCGGCGGCCTCCTGAGGAAACAGACTCGGAAACACGACCGGCCGTTCCGATACGGCGGGGAGGAGTTTGTGGTCATCCTCCCGGACACCGATCTGACGATCGCCTGGGTGGTGGCGGAGAGAATCCGCACGAC from Acidobacteriota bacterium includes:
- a CDS encoding ECF-type sigma factor, producing the protein MATEGGPEITALLAAWRDGEPGSRDRLMELAYPELRRLDHRKSRLVELRYFAGLTVEEAARALDISVETAKRDWRLAKAWLLAELTRQNPAT
- a CDS encoding ATP-binding protein → MITRRYSLPNHSFFLFGPRGTGKTTWLKHVLPDALWFDLLRTQVVLALSRQPESFRQQVEALPRGRWVVIDEVQRMPALLNEVHSLIADHGKAYRFALSGSSARKLKRLDVNLLAGRAINRQFFPLTASELGYDVSVDRVLRFGLLPQIHMEIDHAVDVLDAYVANYVREEIQQEALVRNLASFARFLEVAALVNAQVVNVAGIARDAAVARPTVQGYFATLEDTLIGCWLPAWRKRAKVKEVASPKFYLFDPGVARALSGRLREPLDGLERGFLLETWVLHELRAAMASRNLGGHLHYWRTPSGAEVDFVWTRGARTVGIEVKAAATWRREYGAALKGLIDQGVLKTGHGVYTGSAELKDGPLHIWPIMRFLQELTAGNILD
- a CDS encoding dodecin family protein, yielding MSVAKVSEISATSTIDFEDAIKQGIDRANKTLRKVRSAWIKEQHVRITNDAISEYQVNMMVTFIIDD
- a CDS encoding rhomboid family intramembrane serine protease; amino-acid sequence: MLPIGDDDTGRRTVPLVTYALIALNVLFFFVEQSGGDVFIGKWAFVSSRFLANPLGDLLTLVTSMFMHAGWVHLGGNMLYLWIFGDNVEDRFGHIGFTVFYLLCGLAATLAQLAFSVGSNIPNLGASGAIAGVLGAYILLFPQGKVRVLQGQQVIQVPALIVIGLWIVLQFFSGIGSIANTAQTGGVAYMAHIGGFLAGFVLTFVFRGSRGA
- a CDS encoding DUF998 domain-containing protein; the encoded protein is MRSAATRILAAAGIAAGLAWAGAVIYCGAIRQGYDPVNQFVSELAERGSSTETVMRITGFYLPGLLVLAFAAFVLIRSAGWAVAVLLIIHAAGIWDHARVAGGLRAVDLAIDYRGQ
- a CDS encoding SUMF1/EgtB/PvdO family nonheme iron enzyme, yielding MPEISRLVEAGNYEAASRLLRRAGSIVPGDPAVAQIRDRIAMPATFGTNPAGAEVWATGYRPDDEDWVRLGTTPFTTKLLPIGFYRVRLQKPGFETITASAEVRGGNVMDFDLDPVGSLPPGMVRVSAGIASIGALDDVKVGPFVIDQLEVTNRQFKQFVDRGGYRQRQYWKQEFTRNGRPLAWSEAMQVFRDATGQPGPSTWAGGGYPSGHDDYPVNGVSWYEAAAYAEFAGKRLPSIYHWQRAASPGWFWEIVELSNFRGDGPAPVGSSRGLGAYGTLDMAGNVKEWCSNEVAGQRYVRGGAWNQPVWTFAGPDARSPWDRSPENGFRCVRDGALDGAALDAPVRRELMDRGDEKPVPDHVFDLCRSLYAYDPTRLDGRTEGAVVETKDWRRETVSFASAIPNERITAYFYIPKRATPPYQAVLYANPGMAMRLPTPEDGEERIFEFIVKSGRAFLHPALKGYYHRRYAAPPAGPNDSRDRLVAESKEFRRCIDYLASRADVDRERLGVFGVSRGATVVPIFAVGEDRLRSAVLFSVGLTAKRLRRTEADPFNFLPRFKVPTLMAAGLYDFSFPIRDVAATDARPSRDARTGQATDPLAGGPR
- a CDS encoding DsbA family protein; this translates as MMRSDRFALIPTLAIALAAVATACGGNATHSSVVGPSPTVELPTLDVMLADKVLGNAAAPVTMIEYSSLTCSHCASFHAVTLPQIKAAYLDTGKVKLIYRDYPLDSVAMSAAMVARCSGDRYFTVLDLLFQAQATWAGSGNPTSAIKAVVAQAGMTGAEVDACLTLTSLRNGITNMKTAAEQQYSVFGTPTFIIGSQTIVGAYPFATFDAVLRSLTQ
- a CDS encoding energy transducer TonB, which gives rise to QAAADRIKRDVADKARQDAAQQQAAADKARQDAAQQQAAADRIKRDAADKARQDTAQQQAAADRIKRDAADKAKQDAAQQAADKAPPKQGAGNRPRSDPATKPPSEAPPANQRAVPNKGPVRVAEDAQAAKLVSQPKLNDPQRGKGANVHGTVRMRVLIGVDGKVKDASVLSGPQPLQAAALENVQQRRYQPTVVDGQPVEVETEVSIKF